Proteins from a genomic interval of Nocardioidaceae bacterium:
- the pstA gene encoding phosphate ABC transporter permease PstA — MTTTNPTPGPGEDVVTDSVTDQFDAITADIVRPTLPGRAPLIALIGSLAVGAGIAFLLGGGIVATVVLGIVLFNLALPLWSRAVEGSRAAVDRAATSLMWTAFVIAIIPLGSLVFTVVSKGVGVLSPTFFTYDMRNVLGEGGGIYHALIGTLLMTAGATVISVPVGIMAAIYLVEYGKGSRAARITTFLVDVMTGIPSIVAGLFAFALFSIFFGPGIRFGFGGSVALSLLMIPIVVRATEEMLKLVPDELREASYALGVPKWRTIVKVVLPTAIGGIITGVTLAVARVAGETAPLLIIAGSTDFLNWNLFQDRMMALPLFIYYQYTQPGFPPDPARDRAWGAALVLIAIVMGLNLLARFAGRYFGTKSIKK, encoded by the coding sequence ATGACCACCACGAACCCGACGCCCGGGCCCGGTGAGGACGTGGTGACCGACTCGGTCACCGACCAGTTCGACGCGATCACCGCCGACATCGTCAGGCCGACACTGCCCGGCCGGGCCCCGCTCATCGCGCTGATCGGCTCGCTCGCCGTCGGCGCCGGCATCGCCTTCCTGCTGGGCGGCGGCATCGTCGCCACGGTCGTGCTCGGCATCGTCCTCTTCAACCTCGCGCTACCCCTGTGGTCACGCGCCGTGGAGGGCAGCCGCGCCGCGGTCGACCGTGCCGCGACATCCCTGATGTGGACCGCGTTCGTCATCGCGATCATCCCGCTGGGGTCGCTGGTCTTCACCGTCGTCTCCAAGGGCGTCGGCGTGCTGAGCCCGACGTTCTTCACCTACGACATGCGCAACGTGCTCGGCGAGGGCGGCGGCATCTACCACGCCCTGATCGGCACGCTGCTGATGACCGCGGGCGCCACCGTGATCTCGGTGCCGGTCGGCATCATGGCGGCGATCTACCTGGTGGAGTACGGCAAGGGCTCGCGCGCCGCCAGGATCACGACGTTCCTCGTCGACGTCATGACGGGCATCCCGTCCATCGTCGCCGGCCTCTTCGCCTTCGCGCTCTTCTCGATCTTCTTCGGTCCCGGCATCCGCTTCGGCTTCGGTGGCTCGGTGGCGCTGAGCCTGCTGATGATCCCGATCGTCGTACGCGCCACCGAGGAGATGCTCAAGCTGGTGCCGGACGAACTGCGCGAGGCGTCGTACGCCCTGGGCGTGCCGAAGTGGCGCACCATCGTCAAGGTCGTGCTCCCCACCGCGATCGGCGGCATCATCACCGGTGTCACGCTGGCCGTCGCCCGCGTCGCCGGTGAGACCGCCCCCTTGCTGATCATCGCCGGGTCGACCGACTTCCTGAACTGGAACCTGTTCCAGGACCGCATGATGGCGCTCCCGCTGTTCATCTACTACCAGTACACCCAGCCCGGCTTCCCGCCCGATCCGGCCCGCGACCGCGCGTGGGGTGCCGCCCTGGTGCTGATCGCGATCGTCATGGGGCTGAACCTGCTGGCACGATTCGCCGGACGCTACTTCGGCACCAAGTCGATCAAGAAGTGA
- a CDS encoding phosphate ABC transporter ATP-binding protein, with translation MAKSITIEDLDIYYGDFRAVEGVDMTIPAKSVTAFIGPSGCGKSTLLRSLNRMHEVIDGAYVDGKVTVDGQSIYAPDVDPVDVRRQIGMVFQRPNPFPTMSIYDNVLAGNRLNSKRMSKQESDDIVERSLRGANLWGEVHDRLNKPGAGLSGGQQQRLCIARAIAVEPQVLLMDEPCSALDPISTSAIEDLIHELKSNYTIVIVTHNMQQAARVSDDTAFFNLKGAGQPGQLVEMNPTKKIFSNPDQQGTEDYISGRFG, from the coding sequence ATGGCCAAGTCGATCACCATCGAGGACCTCGACATCTACTACGGCGACTTCCGCGCCGTCGAAGGTGTCGACATGACGATCCCCGCGAAGTCGGTGACCGCCTTCATCGGTCCCTCCGGCTGCGGCAAGTCGACGTTGCTCCGTTCGCTGAACCGCATGCACGAGGTCATCGACGGCGCGTACGTCGACGGCAAGGTCACCGTCGACGGGCAGTCGATCTACGCGCCCGACGTCGACCCGGTCGACGTACGCCGCCAGATCGGCATGGTCTTCCAGCGGCCCAACCCGTTCCCCACCATGTCGATCTACGACAACGTGCTCGCCGGCAACCGGCTGAACTCCAAGCGGATGAGCAAGCAGGAGTCCGACGACATCGTCGAGCGGTCGCTGCGCGGGGCGAACCTGTGGGGCGAGGTGCACGACCGTCTCAACAAGCCCGGTGCCGGCCTCTCCGGCGGTCAGCAGCAGCGGCTGTGCATCGCCCGTGCGATCGCGGTGGAGCCGCAGGTGCTGCTGATGGACGAGCCGTGCTCGGCCCTGGACCCGATCTCGACCTCGGCGATCGAGGACCTGATCCACGAGCTGAAGAGCAACTACACGATCGTGATCGTCACCCACAACATGCAGCAGGCCGCACGCGTCAGCGACGACACGGCCTTCTTCAACCTCAAGGGCGCCGGGCAGCCCGGACAGCTCGTGGAGATGAACCCGACCAAGAAGATCTTCTCCAACCCCGACCAGCAGGGCACCGAGGACTACATCTCGGGTCGCTTCGGCTGA